One genomic region from Zalophus californianus isolate mZalCal1 chromosome 2, mZalCal1.pri.v2, whole genome shotgun sequence encodes:
- the RHOH gene encoding rho-related GTP-binding protein RhoH translates to MLSSIKCVLVGDSAVGKTSLLVRFTSETFPEAYKPTVYENTGVDVFMDGVQISLGLWDTAGNDAFQSIRPLSYQQADVVLMCYSVANHNSFLNLKNKWIAEIRSNLPCTPVLVVATQTDQREVGPHRASCINAMEGKKLAQEVRAKGYLECSALSNRGVQQVFECAVRTAVNQARRRNRRRFFSINECKIF, encoded by the coding sequence ATGCTGAGTTCCATTAAGTGTGTGTTGGTGGGAGATTCAGCTGTGGGGAAAACCTCTCTGCTGGTGCGCTTCACTTCAGAGACCTTCCCTGAGGCCTACAAGCCCACGGTGTATGAGAACACAGGTGTGGACGTCTTCATGGATGGCGTTCAGATCAGCTTGGGCCTCTGGGACACAGCGGGTAATGACGCCTTCCAAAGTATCCGCCCCTTGTCCTACCAGCAGGCAGACGTGGTGCTGATGTGCTACTCTGTGGCCAACCATAACTCTTTCCTGAACCTGAAGAACAAGTGGATTGCTGAAATCAGGAGCAACTTGCCCTGCACCCCCGTGCTGGTGGTGGCCACCCAGACGGACCAGCGAGAGGTGGGGCCCCACAGGGCCTCCTGCATCAATGCCATGGAAGGGAAAAAACTGGCCCAGGAAGTGAGAGCAAAGGGCTATCTGGAGTGCTCGGCCCTCAGCAACAGGGGGGTTCAGCAGGTGTTCGAGTGTGCTGTTCGGACTGCTGTCAACCAAGCCAGGAGGCGCAACAGAAGGAGGTTCTTCTCCATTAACGAGTGCAAGATTTTCTAG